The Kluyvera intermedia genome window below encodes:
- the potF gene encoding spermidine/putrescine ABC transporter substrate-binding protein PotF, whose amino-acid sequence MAALNKKWLTGLVTGALMAASASVLAAEQKTLHVYNWSDYIAPDTVANFEKETGIKVVYDVFDSNEVLEGKLMAGSTGFDLVVPSASFLERQLTAGVFQPLDKSKLPNWKNLDPEVLKLVAKHDPDNKYAFPYLWATTGIGYNVDKVKAVLGKDAPLNSWDLVMKPENLEKLKSCGVSFLDAPEEIFATVLNYLGKDPNSMKADDYTGPATDLLLKLRPNIRYFHSSQYINDLANGDICVAIGWAGDVWQAANRAKEAKNGVNISYFIPKEGALAFFDVFAMPADAKNKDEAYQFLNYLMRPDVIAHISDHVFYANGNKASTPLISAEVRDNPAIYPPADVFAKLFTLKVQEPKIDRVRTRAWTKVKSGK is encoded by the coding sequence ATGGCCGCCTTGAATAAAAAATGGTTAACGGGTCTGGTAACAGGTGCGCTGATGGCCGCCTCGGCAAGCGTGCTCGCTGCAGAACAAAAAACGCTCCATGTGTATAACTGGTCTGATTACATCGCCCCGGATACCGTCGCGAATTTTGAAAAAGAGACCGGTATTAAAGTGGTGTACGACGTCTTTGACTCCAACGAAGTACTGGAAGGCAAACTGATGGCGGGCAGCACCGGTTTTGACCTGGTGGTGCCATCCGCCAGCTTCCTTGAGCGTCAGCTCACCGCTGGGGTCTTCCAGCCGCTTGATAAGAGCAAATTGCCAAACTGGAAAAATCTGGATCCGGAAGTGTTGAAGCTGGTGGCTAAACACGACCCGGATAATAAATACGCCTTCCCATATCTGTGGGCGACTACCGGTATCGGCTATAACGTCGATAAAGTCAAAGCCGTGCTGGGCAAAGATGCGCCGCTTAACAGCTGGGATCTGGTGATGAAACCGGAAAACCTCGAGAAGCTGAAAAGCTGCGGCGTGTCGTTCCTTGATGCTCCGGAAGAAATTTTTGCCACCGTGCTTAACTACTTAGGCAAAGATCCGAACAGCATGAAAGCCGACGATTACACCGGCCCGGCGACCGATCTGCTGTTGAAACTGCGTCCAAATATCCGTTACTTCCACTCTTCGCAATACATTAACGACCTTGCTAACGGCGATATCTGTGTCGCGATTGGCTGGGCAGGCGATGTGTGGCAGGCAGCGAACCGCGCGAAAGAGGCGAAAAACGGCGTGAATATCTCTTACTTCATTCCGAAGGAGGGAGCGCTGGCGTTCTTTGATGTGTTCGCGATGCCAGCAGATGCGAAAAACAAAGATGAAGCCTATCAGTTCCTCAACTATCTGATGCGTCCGGACGTGATTGCGCATATCAGCGACCACGTGTTCTACGCCAACGGTAACAAGGCTTCTACGCCACTTATCAGTGCCGAAGTTCGCGATAACCCGGCGATCTATCCACCTGCCGATGTGTTCGCCAAACTGTTCACGTTGAAAGTGCAGGAGCCGAAGATCGACCGCGTCAGAACGCGCGCATGGACCAAAGTGAAAAGCGGCAAATAA
- a CDS encoding YbjN domain-containing protein, whose protein sequence is MDSLVVPSLDTLRQWLDEMGMSFFECDTCQALHLPHMQNFDGIFDAKVDLIDNVVLFSALAEVKPSALLALAADLSAINASSLTVKAFLDMQDDNLPKLVVCQSLSAAAGLTFEQFASFMQHSEEQISMVILEASAHDLLYKTEDEEQPQEETQYHFLH, encoded by the coding sequence ATGGATTCTCTCGTCGTCCCGAGTCTGGATACGTTACGTCAGTGGCTCGACGAAATGGGCATGAGCTTTTTTGAGTGCGACACCTGTCAGGCGCTGCACCTGCCGCATATGCAAAATTTTGATGGTATCTTCGATGCCAAAGTTGATCTCATTGATAACGTCGTGCTGTTTTCTGCACTGGCGGAGGTCAAACCATCTGCATTACTGGCGCTGGCAGCCGATCTGTCGGCGATTAACGCCAGTTCGCTCACCGTGAAAGCGTTCCTTGATATGCAGGATGATAATCTGCCAAAGCTGGTGGTTTGCCAGTCTTTATCCGCCGCTGCGGGTTTGACCTTCGAACAATTCGCATCGTTTATGCAGCACAGTGAAGAGCAGATCTCAATGGTGATCCTTGAGGCTTCCGCCCACGATCTGCTGTATAAAACGGAAGACGAAGAGCAGCCGCAGGAAGAGACTCAGTACCATTTTCTTCACTAA
- the rimK gene encoding 30S ribosomal protein S6--L-glutamate ligase gives MKIAILSRDGTLYSCKRLREAAKRRGHIIEVLDPLSCYMNINPSASSIHYKGQKLPHYDAVIPRIGSAITYYGMAALRQFEMLGSYPLNESVAITRARDKLRSLQLLARQGIDLPVTGIAHSPDDTSDLIDMVGGAPLVVKLVEGTQGIGVVLAETRQAAESVVDAFRGLNAHILVQEYIQEAKGRDIRCLVVGDEVVAAIERRAKEGDFRSNLHRGGVATVADITPAEREIAVKAAQTLGLDVAGVDLLRAKRGPLVMEVNASPGLEGVESTTGVDVAGKMIEWIERQAHPGFCLKMGG, from the coding sequence GTGAAAATTGCCATTTTGTCCCGGGATGGAACGCTCTATTCATGCAAACGTCTACGCGAGGCGGCTAAACGTCGCGGCCATATTATTGAAGTGCTCGACCCGCTTTCTTGTTATATGAACATTAATCCATCGGCGTCGTCTATCCACTATAAAGGGCAAAAACTGCCGCATTATGATGCGGTCATCCCGCGTATTGGCTCGGCGATTACCTATTATGGTATGGCGGCGCTGCGCCAGTTTGAAATGCTGGGCAGCTACCCATTAAACGAGTCGGTGGCGATTACCCGCGCGCGCGACAAGCTGCGTTCCTTACAGCTGCTGGCGCGGCAGGGCATTGATTTACCGGTTACCGGTATTGCCCACTCACCGGATGATACCAGCGACCTTATTGATATGGTCGGCGGCGCGCCGCTGGTGGTGAAACTGGTAGAAGGTACGCAGGGGATTGGCGTCGTACTGGCTGAAACCCGGCAGGCCGCAGAGAGCGTGGTGGATGCGTTTCGCGGTTTAAATGCGCATATTCTGGTGCAGGAATACATCCAGGAAGCCAAAGGCCGCGATATCCGTTGTCTGGTGGTCGGCGATGAAGTCGTGGCCGCCATTGAACGACGCGCAAAAGAAGGCGATTTCCGCTCGAATCTGCATCGCGGCGGCGTGGCGACGGTGGCCGATATCACGCCCGCTGAGCGCGAGATTGCCGTTAAAGCGGCGCAAACGCTGGGGCTTGATGTGGCGGGGGTGGATCTGTTGCGCGCTAAACGCGGGCCGTTGGTGATGGAAGTTAACGCTTCGCCGGGGCTGGAAGGGGTGGAGTCCACCACTGGCGTTGATGTCGCGGGTAAGATGATCGAATGGATCGAGCGTCAGGCGCATCCTGGTTTTTGCCTGAAAATGGGGGGATAG
- the nfsA gene encoding oxygen-insensitive NADPH nitroreductase, with protein MTPTIEVLLNHRSIRQFTGEPITDDQRHAIIASAQATSSSSFLQCTSIIRVTDKNMRAQLVELTGGQAHVGQAAEFWVFCADFNRLLQICPDAQLGLAEQLLLGVVDTSLMAQNALTAAESLGLGGVYIGGLRNNIQSVTDLLKLPKHVLPLFGLCLGWPASQPDLKPRLPATLLVHENHYQPLDKAELDKYDEQLAQYYLSRSTNARRDTWSDHIRRTLIKENRPFILDYLHQQGWATR; from the coding sequence ATGACACCGACCATTGAGGTTCTGCTAAACCATCGCTCTATTCGCCAGTTCACCGGCGAGCCGATAACCGACGACCAGCGTCATGCAATTATCGCCAGCGCACAGGCGACCTCGAGTTCCAGCTTTTTACAATGCACCTCGATTATTCGTGTGACCGATAAGAATATGCGCGCGCAGTTGGTTGAGTTGACCGGTGGACAAGCTCACGTCGGCCAGGCGGCTGAATTCTGGGTATTCTGCGCGGACTTTAATCGCCTCTTACAGATTTGCCCGGATGCGCAACTGGGGCTGGCGGAACAGCTTTTGCTTGGCGTGGTCGACACCTCGTTGATGGCGCAAAACGCACTCACCGCAGCGGAATCGCTGGGGCTTGGCGGCGTCTATATCGGTGGCCTGCGTAACAATATCCAGTCGGTGACCGATCTGCTGAAGCTGCCAAAACACGTGCTGCCATTGTTTGGGCTGTGCCTCGGTTGGCCTGCCAGTCAGCCGGATCTGAAACCGCGTCTGCCTGCCACGCTGCTGGTGCATGAAAATCACTACCAGCCGCTGGACAAGGCCGAGCTGGACAAATATGACGAACAGTTGGCGCAGTATTATCTGTCGCGCAGCACCAATGCGCGCCGGGATACCTGGAGCGACCATATACGCCGTACGCTGATTAAAGAAAATCGGCCCTTTATTCTGGATTATCTGCACCAGCAGGGCTGGGCCACGCGCTAA
- a CDS encoding YbjC family protein — protein MRSLGALPKSVLILEGIGMVVLATAWLSLNQYITLPAPFASQLAAVVMIFVGIALMLPAAGALFWGIARAVAPQLMNPNPPQKKEKKDDTDH, from the coding sequence ATGCGTTCGCTTGGAGCACTACCGAAAAGCGTTTTAATTCTTGAGGGGATCGGCATGGTGGTGCTGGCGACGGCATGGCTGTCGCTCAATCAGTACATCACCTTGCCAGCCCCCTTTGCCAGCCAACTGGCCGCGGTGGTGATGATCTTCGTCGGTATTGCGCTGATGCTGCCCGCTGCGGGTGCGCTCTTCTGGGGTATCGCCCGTGCTGTTGCGCCGCAGCTTATGAATCCGAATCCGCCGCAAAAAAAGGAAAAAAAAGATGACACCGACCATTGA
- a CDS encoding GrxA family glutaredoxin: MFAVIFGRPGCPYCVRAKELAEKLTQERDDFNYRYVDIHAEGISKADLEKTVGKPVETVPQIFVDQQHIGGCTDFEAWAKENLGLFA, translated from the coding sequence ATGTTTGCTGTTATTTTTGGTCGTCCTGGATGCCCTTACTGTGTTCGCGCAAAAGAGCTGGCGGAGAAACTGACTCAAGAACGTGACGACTTTAACTACCGTTACGTGGATATTCATGCAGAAGGGATCAGTAAGGCTGATTTAGAAAAAACAGTGGGTAAACCGGTAGAAACCGTGCCACAGATTTTTGTCGACCAGCAGCACATTGGCGGATGCACAGACTTTGAAGCCTGGGCAAAAGAGAATCTCGGCCTGTTTGCCTGA
- a CDS encoding inner membrane protein YbjM: MKTERGWAGIICCFILFIVVFCSLVMQVKGAFRTSGNPELGLLFFIIPGVVSSFISSRRRVLRPLLGAILAAPLCLLLTRLFLSSDRSLWQELAWLFSAVFWCALGALCFLFVSSLLHDKRREGKRPL, translated from the coding sequence GTGAAAACTGAACGCGGTTGGGCAGGTATAATTTGCTGCTTTATATTATTTATAGTGGTTTTTTGTTCACTGGTGATGCAGGTGAAGGGGGCTTTTCGCACTTCAGGAAATCCTGAATTGGGGCTATTGTTCTTTATCATCCCAGGCGTTGTTTCAAGCTTTATCTCTTCACGCCGTCGGGTGCTGCGTCCCCTGTTGGGCGCTATTCTGGCCGCGCCGCTGTGCCTGTTACTGACACGTCTTTTTCTCAGTAGCGATCGTTCATTGTGGCAGGAGCTGGCTTGGTTGTTCAGCGCCGTGTTCTGGTGTGCGCTCGGTGCGTTGTGTTTTCTGTTTGTCAGTTCACTGCTACACGATAAGCGTCGGGAAGGAAAACGCCCGCTGTAG